The Planctomycetota bacterium sequence TCCTCCTCGGAGAGCAGCACGGCAGCCGCCCGCTTGCCGGCAATGTGGACAGGCTCGTGAGACTGGGCTACTTCGTCAATCAACCGGTAAAGACGCTCTCTGGCCTCGCTTGCGCTCAGAACCGTCATGGCCTGACCCTCCTTTCGTACGACATATCGTACGACTAGCCCCTGCCCATGTCAAGTGGCAACAACCCATGCGCAACCCGAAAGGCCCTTTGGCCTTGCCCTTCAGACTCACGCCGGGCCGAAACCGCGTTCGGCCACCTGGACGGCCAGGAGGAGCGCGCGGGCCTTGCTCAGCGTCTCCTCGTACTCGCGCTCGGGCACGCTGTCGGCCACGATCCCCGCGCCCGCCTGGACGTCAATCACGCCGCCCGACAGGACCATCGTCCGAAGTGCGATGCACGTATCCATGTTTCCTGAGTAATCCACGTAGCCGACGGCCCCGGCGTAGGGTCCGCGCTTGGTCGGCTCAAACTCGTCGATGATTTCCATCGCGCGGACCTTCGGCGCCCCCGACACCGTTCCCGCCGGCACGCTCACCCGGAGCGCGTCCAGAGCCGTGCACCCGT is a genomic window containing:
- a CDS encoding type II toxin-antitoxin system Phd/YefM family antitoxin produces the protein MTVLSASEARERLYRLIDEVAQSHEPVHIAGKRAAAVLLSEEDWRSIQETLHLLSIPGMRESIREGLQTPLDECSKEPGW